The Thermococcus thermotolerans genome contains a region encoding:
- the glmS gene encoding glutamine--fructose-6-phosphate transaminase (isomerizing): MCGIIGYIGDGRASRIIVKGLKRLEYRGYDSAGIVTEEDGRLYIKKGAGRIDELSKELGFLEMPGKRGIGHTRWATHGIPNDINAHPQTDCTGKIALVHNGIIENYRELREELLKRGHRFDSDTDTEVIAHLIEEELKSGGSFEEAMRRALLRLRGSFALGIIYTEEPDRLYFVRNESPLVLGIGEGENFAASDVPAFLEYTNRVVFLDDREYAIIGKDFWVVKNLDSGKIVEKSIQEIGWSLEMAEKAGYPHFMLKEIYEQPMAIKDAIHGNAGIIRSVAEEVARYEKIFIVAMGTSYHAGLVAKYLFQRLARKVPIVEDASEFRYELDGIIDENTLVIAITQSGETADTLAAMKLAKRKCAKVLAIVNVVGSMATRIADLTLYTHAGPEIGVAATKTYTTQLTVLTMLAIELARVLGTAEDEYLERLGRELNTVPELVERVLKHDGSLRELAEGLKEKRDFFYIGRGISVPTALEGALKLKEISYIHAEGLSAGELKHGPLALLEDGVPVVAIAPGGKTFDKVVSNIEESKARGAYIISIGNRDDLRKVSDVFVKMPEMDELLTPIVYAVPLQLLAYHLAVLRGNDPDKPRNLAKSVTVE; this comes from the coding sequence ATGTGCGGTATAATCGGCTATATCGGAGACGGCAGAGCCTCCCGGATTATTGTCAAGGGCCTAAAAAGGCTCGAATACAGGGGATACGACTCTGCCGGAATAGTTACGGAAGAGGATGGGAGGCTTTACATAAAGAAGGGAGCCGGGAGGATAGACGAACTCTCTAAAGAACTCGGCTTTCTAGAAATGCCCGGCAAAAGGGGAATTGGACATACCCGTTGGGCCACACACGGGATTCCAAATGACATTAACGCCCATCCCCAGACTGACTGCACCGGCAAGATCGCCCTCGTCCACAACGGCATAATCGAGAACTACCGCGAGCTCCGTGAGGAGCTTCTTAAACGTGGCCACCGTTTTGACAGCGACACAGATACTGAGGTCATAGCCCATCTCATAGAGGAGGAGCTCAAATCTGGAGGGAGCTTTGAGGAGGCCATGAGACGGGCCCTTCTCAGGCTCAGGGGTTCCTTCGCGCTCGGCATAATATACACCGAAGAGCCAGACAGGCTGTACTTCGTGAGGAACGAGAGTCCCTTAGTCCTTGGAATAGGTGAGGGAGAAAACTTCGCCGCGAGCGACGTTCCGGCCTTCCTTGAGTACACGAACAGGGTTGTTTTTCTGGACGACAGGGAGTACGCTATCATCGGAAAAGACTTCTGGGTGGTTAAGAACCTCGATAGCGGGAAAATCGTTGAAAAATCGATCCAGGAGATAGGGTGGAGCCTTGAAATGGCAGAAAAAGCGGGCTATCCTCACTTCATGCTCAAGGAGATATACGAGCAGCCAATGGCCATAAAGGACGCCATCCACGGAAACGCCGGGATAATCCGCTCGGTGGCGGAGGAGGTGGCCAGATACGAGAAAATATTCATAGTGGCCATGGGCACTTCGTATCATGCTGGCTTAGTTGCCAAGTACCTCTTCCAGAGGCTAGCAAGGAAGGTTCCAATCGTTGAGGATGCCAGCGAGTTCCGCTACGAGCTTGACGGCATTATAGACGAGAACACCCTTGTCATAGCCATAACCCAGAGCGGGGAAACGGCGGATACCCTCGCGGCCATGAAGCTGGCCAAAAGGAAGTGCGCAAAGGTTCTCGCGATAGTCAACGTTGTCGGGAGCATGGCTACCAGAATAGCGGATTTGACGCTCTACACCCACGCCGGGCCCGAGATAGGCGTCGCTGCCACCAAAACCTACACTACCCAGCTGACGGTTCTTACGATGCTCGCCATCGAACTGGCGAGAGTCCTTGGAACCGCTGAGGATGAGTACCTCGAAAGGCTGGGGAGGGAACTCAACACCGTCCCGGAACTTGTTGAGAGGGTTCTCAAACACGATGGATCGCTGAGAGAGCTGGCCGAGGGGCTCAAAGAAAAGAGGGACTTCTTCTACATCGGCAGGGGCATAAGCGTTCCAACGGCCCTTGAGGGCGCGCTCAAGCTCAAGGAGATAAGCTACATCCACGCGGAGGGTCTGAGCGCCGGCGAGCTGAAGCACGGTCCCCTGGCACTCCTTGAGGACGGCGTTCCGGTTGTGGCGATAGCGCCCGGCGGAAAGACCTTTGACAAAGTGGTCTCGAACATCGAGGAATCCAAGGCGAGGGGGGCGTATATAATAAGCATCGGAAACAGGGACGACCTGAGAAAGGTCTCTGACGTTTTTGTCAAGATGCCTGAAATGGACGAGCTCCTTACGCCGATAGTCTACGCTGTTCCACTCCAGCTCCTGGCCTATCATCTGGCCGTCCTGAGGGGCAACGACCCCGACAAGCCGAGAAACCTGGCCAAGTCTGTCACCGTTGAATGA
- a CDS encoding PCNA-inhibitor — protein sequence MDRKLDEFLRPASQRAAARDEQAGARKKKKRLKSTSLDSFLPDEHLDYFKRLRIGSKKIRNARIEEL from the coding sequence ATGGACAGGAAGCTCGACGAGTTCCTGAGACCCGCGTCCCAGCGGGCTGCTGCGAGGGATGAGCAGGCAGGGGCGCGTAAAAAGAAGAAACGGCTAAAATCAACCAGTCTTGACTCTTTTCTGCCCGACGAACACCTGGACTATTTCAAAAGGCTCCGTATCGGTTCAAAAAAGATACGGAACGCTAGAATCGAGGAACTATAG
- a CDS encoding methyltransferase domain-containing protein: MLSGITEEKIREAVDMIRRGLDERKLRAKLGENWELIAEIARARIRARDKFSRDDLWMDLEGLRYATHEAVAKYRAERLREFGVKSIADVSCGIGIQLIFYAMKVEKAYGIDIDPLKVEFARRNAERYGVHNIEFINADSLSKDTVEKVNAEVIFSDPARPPEMPERRLEDLLPSPLEVYRTYKSKTDAFIFDLPPQMRRERVPWRGEFEYIDLFGALNRLTFYTEPLAKAERSAVILPAGARLESDPDLENIVEWTEKPGEYLYEIPQSVDYAGLINELFHVLDADARMLLREKRRVLATGNEEVRSPYLKRTYAVVGIVPFHPVRINDFLRKEGFGRATLRISVPEGEYWKVRKRIEANLKGDRRAFVFQFGKLAIIAEGL, translated from the coding sequence ATGCTCAGCGGGATCACTGAGGAAAAAATCAGAGAAGCCGTGGACATGATAAGACGCGGTTTAGACGAGAGGAAGCTTCGCGCCAAGCTCGGTGAGAACTGGGAGCTCATAGCCGAGATAGCGAGGGCCAGAATAAGGGCAAGGGACAAGTTCTCCCGGGACGATCTCTGGATGGACCTGGAAGGCCTGCGTTACGCCACCCATGAAGCGGTGGCAAAATACCGTGCCGAACGTCTGAGGGAGTTTGGTGTCAAAAGCATAGCCGACGTCTCCTGCGGGATCGGAATTCAGCTGATCTTCTACGCGATGAAGGTTGAGAAGGCCTATGGAATCGATATCGACCCCCTAAAGGTGGAGTTCGCTCGGAGGAACGCCGAGCGCTATGGGGTTCACAACATCGAGTTCATAAACGCCGATTCGCTCAGCAAAGATACTGTTGAGAAGGTTAATGCCGAGGTAATATTCTCGGACCCGGCGAGACCACCTGAGATGCCCGAGAGAAGACTGGAAGACCTCCTGCCGAGCCCTCTTGAGGTGTACAGGACTTACAAATCCAAAACGGACGCCTTCATCTTTGACCTGCCTCCCCAGATGAGGCGGGAGAGGGTTCCCTGGAGGGGGGAGTTCGAGTATATAGACCTCTTTGGGGCACTCAACAGACTGACATTCTACACAGAACCCCTGGCAAAAGCCGAGAGGAGCGCCGTCATCCTGCCCGCTGGAGCGAGGCTTGAGAGCGATCCTGATCTGGAGAACATAGTCGAATGGACTGAAAAGCCGGGCGAGTATCTCTATGAGATCCCCCAGAGCGTTGATTATGCCGGTTTGATAAACGAGCTGTTCCATGTATTGGATGCGGACGCAAGGATGCTCCTCCGCGAGAAGAGGCGCGTTCTGGCGACGGGCAACGAGGAAGTCAGAAGCCCCTACCTCAAGAGAACCTACGCCGTTGTGGGCATCGTGCCCTTCCATCCGGTCAGGATAAACGACTTTCTCAGGAAGGAGGGCTTCGGCAGGGCAACCCTCAGGATAAGCGTGCCCGAAGGAGAGTACTGGAAGGTCAGGAAAAGGATAGAGGCGAACTTGAAGGGCGATAGAAGGGCCTTCGTTTTCCAGTTCGGGAAGCTGGCGATAATAGCGGAGGGGCTATAG
- a CDS encoding dolichyl-phosphate-mannose--protein mannosyltransferase — protein MDWKRALFIAISAVILLGSFWYLYDFASRSDLRDYIGDEVWYVPASRNVLHRLGVDLHYVNETTNSAGINVIFSNTSVRIKYQYDVEKIALRYNATYEMEYLKFPGVYFEIPSDNVEGFLNALSAEIPVDAYYVVPGYRYPDKDNIQNYLNTEHPFLGKDIIMLGMLVEDKPINWRLPGIIAFVLIGVLVVLATYRISGSYLAALIALIFTVADPTLEATAVTAMLDIHVALFVALFTTLLVYERKKASAFAVGLAAAAKLSGAFGYPVLLVKAFKGERKLTGFLLTIAVLPALGFLIPNFVAIRAVGFEQWVEDILGSFRWHLSNKGGHPAASPVWEWFINKKAFPFHYNPNIFAQTDPFLLLSMVLFILALPWLYRRRGKLLIPYGVFWSTVGFFILQYLLGGTTQFSFYATVLVPPAAMVMGVALKELLRWEAFTDSLWLYLEWLFEIKDRIRLRLWR, from the coding sequence ATGGACTGGAAAAGGGCCCTCTTCATCGCGATTTCGGCCGTCATACTGCTCGGTTCATTCTGGTATCTCTACGATTTCGCCTCCCGTTCTGACCTAAGGGACTACATCGGAGATGAGGTCTGGTACGTCCCTGCCAGCAGGAACGTTCTCCACAGGCTTGGGGTTGATCTTCACTACGTGAACGAAACAACGAACTCAGCGGGGATAAACGTGATCTTCTCAAACACGAGCGTTCGGATAAAATACCAGTACGACGTTGAGAAGATAGCCCTCCGGTACAACGCAACCTACGAGATGGAGTACCTCAAGTTTCCGGGCGTTTACTTCGAGATACCCTCGGACAACGTGGAGGGCTTCCTCAACGCCCTGTCCGCGGAGATACCGGTGGATGCATACTACGTAGTCCCCGGCTACAGGTATCCCGACAAGGACAACATCCAGAACTACCTAAACACCGAGCACCCCTTCCTGGGGAAGGACATCATAATGCTCGGCATGCTCGTCGAGGACAAGCCCATAAACTGGCGCCTGCCGGGAATAATCGCCTTCGTCCTGATAGGCGTCCTGGTCGTTCTGGCAACGTACAGGATAAGCGGCAGCTACCTCGCGGCGCTCATAGCCCTCATCTTTACCGTCGCGGACCCGACCCTCGAAGCCACCGCTGTAACGGCCATGCTGGACATCCACGTGGCCCTCTTCGTGGCCCTTTTCACGACGTTGCTGGTCTATGAGCGGAAAAAAGCTTCAGCCTTTGCTGTCGGCCTTGCCGCTGCCGCCAAGCTCAGCGGGGCGTTCGGTTACCCCGTGCTCCTGGTAAAGGCTTTCAAGGGCGAACGGAAGCTGACGGGTTTTCTGCTCACCATAGCGGTTCTCCCAGCCTTGGGATTTCTCATCCCCAACTTTGTGGCTATAAGGGCGGTGGGCTTCGAACAATGGGTTGAGGATATACTGGGTAGCTTCCGCTGGCACCTCTCGAACAAGGGCGGCCATCCCGCGGCTTCGCCAGTCTGGGAGTGGTTCATAAACAAGAAGGCCTTCCCCTTCCACTACAACCCCAACATATTCGCCCAGACGGACCCGTTCCTGCTCCTCAGCATGGTTCTGTTCATACTCGCCCTCCCCTGGCTGTACCGGAGGAGGGGGAAGCTGCTGATTCCCTACGGCGTGTTCTGGAGCACGGTTGGCTTCTTCATCCTTCAGTATCTCCTCGGGGGGACGACCCAGTTCAGCTTCTACGCTACCGTCCTCGTACCTCCGGCGGCAATGGTCATGGGCGTTGCGCTGAAGGAGCTCCTGCGCTGGGAGGCATTCACGGACTCCCTGTGGCTGTACCTCGAATGGCTGTTCGAGATAAAGGACAGAATAAGGCTGAGGCTGTGGAGGTGA
- a CDS encoding ATP-binding protein — translation MPITFVDRKKELGFLERLWGMDNSFLPVYGRRRVGKTRLIKEFIADKPAIYYLARNSTYLDNLRGFSRLVLERFSIPYLSEESFSSFGDVFRYLAERGKLVVVIDEFPYLIQSDKRVLSEFQYIVDEIVRASSLHLLLVGSSVGMMEEHVLSQKSPLYGRRDGQIKLSPLGFFDSWRLLGVGVEEAVRIYGITGGIPAYLELFKKFDDVKRLAFDKRGFLYAEGDFLLSSELREPRVYKLILKAIAEGKRRFNEISAFTGIPRSNLFKYVEVLERLGFLRRGIPVTASPKTKNTLYSIADNYLAFYFRFVERYKDWIELESLEFWGEFMEEYNHYLGGVFEDVANQFLIQLNKAGRLPFRFTKIGRWWRKGEEIDILALNEREKKALLVEVKWRELSEREARGILKDLERKAELVGLDEWEHHYGLVAKSVEGKEELREESVLIWDLGDFEFISKTHPD, via the coding sequence ATGCCAATAACTTTCGTTGACAGGAAGAAGGAGCTTGGGTTCCTCGAAAGGCTGTGGGGGATGGACAATTCATTCCTCCCCGTTTACGGCAGGAGGAGGGTCGGCAAGACGAGGTTAATCAAGGAGTTCATAGCAGACAAACCGGCAATTTACTACCTTGCCCGCAACAGTACGTACCTCGACAACCTCCGGGGTTTTTCAAGGCTAGTTCTTGAGCGGTTCTCTATCCCTTATCTGAGCGAGGAGTCGTTTTCGAGCTTTGGAGACGTTTTCAGGTATCTGGCCGAGAGGGGAAAGCTTGTCGTGGTCATAGATGAGTTCCCCTACCTGATCCAGTCCGACAAAAGGGTTCTCAGCGAGTTCCAGTACATAGTGGACGAGATAGTGAGGGCGTCAAGCCTTCACCTGCTCCTCGTCGGCTCTTCCGTGGGAATGATGGAGGAGCACGTTTTGAGCCAGAAGAGCCCGCTCTACGGCAGGCGGGACGGCCAGATTAAGCTCTCCCCGCTGGGTTTCTTCGATTCCTGGAGGCTCTTAGGTGTAGGTGTTGAGGAGGCGGTCAGGATATACGGGATAACCGGCGGGATTCCAGCCTATCTTGAGCTTTTCAAGAAGTTCGATGACGTGAAAAGGCTAGCCTTCGACAAGAGGGGCTTTCTCTATGCTGAAGGTGATTTCCTCCTTTCAAGCGAGCTGAGGGAGCCTAGGGTTTACAAGCTGATTCTCAAGGCGATAGCCGAGGGAAAGAGGAGGTTCAACGAGATAAGCGCCTTCACCGGAATACCGCGCTCGAACCTCTTCAAGTACGTCGAGGTTCTTGAGCGTCTCGGTTTTCTCAGGAGGGGGATACCAGTTACGGCCAGTCCAAAGACGAAGAACACGCTGTACAGTATAGCGGACAACTACTTGGCATTTTACTTCCGCTTCGTTGAGCGCTATAAGGATTGGATAGAGCTTGAAAGCCTTGAATTCTGGGGGGAGTTCATGGAGGAGTACAACCACTATCTCGGAGGGGTTTTTGAGGACGTTGCAAATCAGTTCCTCATCCAGCTCAACAAGGCCGGAAGGCTTCCCTTCAGATTCACGAAAATCGGCCGCTGGTGGCGTAAGGGCGAGGAGATTGATATTCTCGCGCTGAACGAGCGTGAAAAGAAAGCCCTGCTCGTTGAGGTCAAGTGGAGGGAGTTGAGCGAGAGGGAGGCGAGGGGGATTTTGAAGGATTTGGAGAGGAAGGCTGAGCTTGTTGGGCTGGATGAATGGGAACACCACTATGGCCTCGTGGCGAAGAGCGTGGAAGGAAAGGAGGAGCTGAGGGAAGAGAGCGTTTTAATCTGGGACTTGGGGGACTTTGAATTCATTTCAAAAACTCATCCAGACTGA
- the rnhB gene encoding ribonuclease HII: MVIAAAVVDEKNVPKLEELGVKDSKKLTPRRRERLFGEIIPLLDDYVILELWPEEIDSRAGTLNEFEVENFVRALNSLRVKPDVIYVDAADVKEARFGEEIGAKLNFEAEIIAEHRADDKFVPVSAASILAKVTRDRAIEKLKEEYGEIGSGYPSDPRTRKFLEEYYKEHGDFPPIVRRSWKTLRKIEEKLKAEMEVRKSKKGQVSLDEFLK; this comes from the coding sequence ATGGTAATAGCGGCAGCGGTTGTTGACGAGAAAAACGTTCCGAAGCTCGAAGAGCTCGGAGTCAAGGACTCCAAAAAGCTGACACCCAGGAGGAGGGAGAGGCTGTTCGGTGAAATAATCCCACTTTTAGATGATTATGTAATTCTGGAATTATGGCCAGAGGAGATTGACTCCCGCGCTGGAACGCTCAACGAGTTCGAGGTGGAGAACTTTGTCAGGGCCCTCAACTCCCTCAGGGTTAAGCCCGACGTGATATACGTTGATGCAGCAGACGTGAAGGAGGCCCGCTTTGGCGAGGAGATAGGGGCAAAGCTGAACTTCGAGGCGGAAATTATCGCCGAACACAGAGCCGACGACAAGTTCGTGCCGGTTTCTGCCGCTTCAATCCTGGCGAAGGTGACCCGCGACAGGGCGATAGAAAAGCTGAAGGAGGAGTACGGGGAGATTGGAAGCGGCTATCCGAGCGACCCGAGGACAAGGAAGTTCCTTGAGGAGTACTACAAAGAGCATGGCGATTTTCCGCCGATAGTCCGGCGGAGCTGGAAGACGCTGAGGAAGATAGAGGAAAAGCTGAAGGCAGAGATGGAGGTCAGAAAATCAAAGAAAGGACAGGTCAGTCTGGATGAGTTTTTGAAATGA
- a CDS encoding metal ABC transporter permease codes for MIPEYLLRAILASIMVSVLLGMLSPLINTKGLAFLTHALFHSLLFGAVLGMILGLLFENLSLVMLTALVVTVAVVLIIAQLERAGFSPDSAVGIVASFVAGLTVLGFGVLYKVMAGRPYFPLSQSIVSYLTGEIFLITLNDLTVLVLGGAVLFFLMIFLYRDFLYLSFDPEGVESYGGNVRAYLTVLYVLVGAIGALIVQTVGLITLQVVAVLPGAIALMVSSDIRKVLAVSLVLTLAIQLSSVILAYFTDIPPSGLATIMLGIIYGALLFRR; via the coding sequence GTGATTCCGGAGTACCTCCTGCGCGCCATACTGGCGAGCATTATGGTCAGCGTTCTCCTTGGGATGCTCAGTCCGCTAATCAACACGAAGGGGCTGGCCTTTCTAACCCATGCGCTCTTCCACTCCCTTCTCTTCGGGGCTGTCCTGGGGATGATACTCGGACTGCTCTTCGAGAACCTCTCACTGGTCATGCTCACGGCGCTGGTCGTGACGGTCGCAGTGGTTCTCATTATAGCCCAGCTTGAAAGGGCAGGGTTTTCCCCGGACTCGGCGGTAGGAATCGTTGCGAGCTTTGTGGCGGGGCTGACAGTTTTGGGTTTCGGCGTCCTGTACAAAGTCATGGCGGGCAGGCCGTACTTCCCCCTCAGCCAGAGCATAGTCTCGTACCTCACGGGCGAAATATTCCTGATAACCCTCAACGACCTCACGGTGCTCGTCCTAGGCGGAGCGGTTCTGTTCTTCCTGATGATTTTCCTCTACCGCGACTTTCTCTACCTCAGCTTTGACCCGGAGGGAGTGGAAAGCTACGGAGGCAACGTGAGGGCCTATCTGACGGTTCTCTACGTCCTCGTCGGTGCCATCGGAGCGCTTATAGTGCAGACCGTAGGGCTGATTACCCTGCAGGTTGTGGCCGTACTTCCTGGTGCAATAGCGTTAATGGTGAGTAGCGACATAAGAAAGGTTCTCGCCGTTAGCCTCGTGCTGACCCTCGCGATACAGCTCTCCTCGGTAATCCTTGCGTATTTCACGGACATACCCCCGAGCGGTCTGGCAACGATAATGCTGGGCATCATCTACGGTGCCCTGCTCTTCAGGAGGTGA
- a CDS encoding metal ABC transporter ATP-binding protein — MAAVIAKNLTITYEGKPAVEGVDFLLEEGETLLLLGPNGAGKTTLLKTIACFHREYSGELRVFDRLPCDARELIGYVPQSHTLNEKVPLTALEVVAMGGIYRKGFAHFKMPRDVVEKAAEVLSFVGLSGFESRLFRELSGGQKQRVLLARALISDPKLLLLDEPLSALDPSARVEVANVLERIKGERNITMIITTHDINPLIELGDRVMLLNRRLVAFGRPEEVLRDSIIKSVYGPLARVVPVEGRLFCITGDAHLHEHGGGGL; from the coding sequence ATGGCAGCGGTAATCGCTAAGAACCTCACAATAACCTACGAGGGGAAGCCGGCAGTTGAGGGGGTTGACTTCCTCCTCGAAGAGGGCGAAACGCTCCTCCTCCTCGGGCCGAACGGTGCCGGCAAGACCACTCTCCTCAAAACGATAGCCTGCTTTCACAGGGAGTACTCCGGGGAACTCAGGGTCTTTGACAGACTCCCGTGCGATGCGAGGGAGCTGATTGGCTACGTCCCCCAGAGCCACACCCTCAACGAGAAGGTTCCGCTAACGGCTTTAGAGGTAGTTGCGATGGGGGGCATCTACCGGAAGGGCTTCGCGCACTTCAAAATGCCCCGAGATGTGGTGGAGAAAGCGGCAGAAGTTCTCAGCTTCGTTGGACTGTCCGGCTTCGAGAGCAGGCTCTTCCGCGAGCTGAGTGGCGGTCAGAAGCAGAGGGTTCTTCTCGCAAGGGCGCTCATAAGCGACCCCAAGTTGCTCCTACTTGATGAACCCCTCTCGGCCCTTGACCCCAGCGCGAGGGTGGAGGTTGCAAACGTCCTTGAGAGGATAAAGGGTGAGAGGAACATAACGATGATAATCACAACCCACGATATAAACCCCTTAATAGAGCTGGGGGACAGGGTCATGCTGCTCAACAGGCGCCTTGTGGCCTTCGGCAGGCCGGAGGAAGTCCTCAGAGACAGCATTATCAAATCCGTCTACGGCCCGCTGGCCAGGGTGGTGCCCGTTGAGGGCAGGCTCTTCTGCATAACCGGGGACGCTCACCTCCACGAGCACGGGGGTGGGGGACTGTGA
- the eif1A gene encoding translation initiation factor eIF-1A — MAYHKGGRGGKKKNRQVQGDEVIRVPLPKEGQLFGVIEQALGSGWMDVRCEDGKIRRCRIPGKLKRRMWMRVGDVVIVQPWPVQTDERGDIVYRYTRTQVDWLLRKGKISQDFLTGGEMLF, encoded by the coding sequence ATGGCGTACCACAAGGGTGGAAGAGGAGGAAAGAAAAAGAACAGGCAGGTTCAGGGTGACGAGGTTATTCGTGTCCCCCTGCCAAAGGAAGGACAGCTCTTTGGAGTAATAGAACAGGCCCTGGGTTCAGGGTGGATGGACGTCCGCTGCGAGGACGGAAAAATCAGAAGATGCAGGATTCCGGGCAAACTGAAGAGGCGCATGTGGATGCGCGTTGGAGACGTCGTCATAGTCCAGCCCTGGCCGGTTCAGACCGATGAGAGGGGCGACATAGTGTACCGCTACACCAGAACCCAGGTTGACTGGCTCCTAAGGAAGGGCAAGATAAGCCAGGACTTCCTCACCGGCGGCGAGATGCTCTTCTGA
- a CDS encoding serine protein kinase RIO: MREEVIEREIEDMLGLRERREKDSELYKIANEVFDRTTKETLAYLHRRGKVEALYGVISTGKEANVFAGIDSEGNRVAVKIYRTYTTEFRRIWEYLAADPRVGYLPKDLRKLVFVWTRREFKNLQRAIKYAVRVPEPVIFRNNILVMEFIGDDLPAPRLKDMERELELSDFEELYDFTMRVIERLWKRGDMVHGDLSEYNILLHDGPVVIDWSQATVKRNRMSLELLKRDLRNVINYFSRKGVDVDNFDDKFRELVGL, translated from the coding sequence ATGCGCGAAGAGGTCATCGAGCGGGAGATCGAGGACATGCTCGGCCTCAGGGAGAGGCGCGAAAAGGACAGTGAACTCTATAAGATAGCCAACGAGGTCTTTGACAGAACCACCAAGGAGACCCTCGCCTATCTGCACAGGAGGGGAAAGGTCGAGGCACTTTACGGTGTAATCAGCACGGGGAAAGAGGCCAACGTCTTCGCCGGGATTGACAGCGAGGGCAACAGGGTGGCGGTGAAGATATACCGGACCTACACCACCGAGTTCAGACGCATATGGGAGTATTTGGCTGCAGACCCGCGAGTCGGCTACCTGCCAAAGGACCTGAGGAAGCTCGTCTTTGTCTGGACGCGGCGGGAGTTTAAGAACCTCCAGCGGGCGATAAAATACGCGGTTCGCGTCCCCGAGCCCGTAATCTTCCGCAACAACATCCTGGTGATGGAGTTTATAGGCGATGATTTACCCGCTCCAAGGCTCAAGGATATGGAGCGCGAGCTTGAGCTCAGCGACTTCGAGGAGCTCTACGACTTCACGATGCGGGTTATCGAGAGGCTCTGGAAGAGGGGCGATATGGTCCATGGCGACCTGAGCGAGTACAACATACTGCTCCACGACGGCCCGGTGGTCATAGACTGGTCCCAGGCGACCGTGAAGAGGAACCGCATGAGCCTGGAGCTGCTTAAACGTGATCTGAGGAACGTCATTAATTACTTCAGTAGAAAAGGTGTGGATGTTGATAATTTTGACGATAAGTTCCGCGAGCTGGTTGGCCTTTAG
- a CDS encoding KH domain-containing protein: MDEFERLLKKYERLDKDGKPIREAPEEEISYAALGEQEEFLRIPKDRVAVVIGKKGQTKREIERRTKTKIEIDSETGEVFITATKETDDPLAVWKARDVVMAIGRGFSPERAFRLFNEGEVLEVVNLTDIVIGNDKNALPRVRGRIIGRKGRTREIIEEMSGADVSVYGKTVAIIGNPIQVEVAKTAIEKLAKGSPHGVVYKYLERRKKDLELESMSYYEALGGELEKNEEE; the protein is encoded by the coding sequence ATGGACGAGTTTGAGAGACTCCTTAAGAAGTACGAACGCCTTGACAAAGACGGCAAGCCCATTCGGGAAGCCCCCGAGGAGGAGATAAGCTACGCCGCCCTGGGAGAGCAGGAGGAGTTCCTGAGGATACCCAAAGACAGGGTGGCGGTCGTCATAGGAAAGAAGGGACAGACCAAGAGGGAGATAGAGAGGAGAACGAAGACCAAGATAGAGATAGACAGCGAGACGGGTGAGGTGTTCATAACCGCCACAAAGGAGACTGACGACCCGCTCGCCGTCTGGAAGGCGCGCGATGTTGTCATGGCCATTGGGAGGGGCTTCTCGCCGGAGAGGGCCTTCAGGCTCTTCAACGAGGGCGAAGTCCTTGAGGTGGTCAACCTTACCGACATAGTCATCGGCAACGACAAGAACGCCCTTCCGCGCGTTAGGGGAAGGATAATCGGCAGGAAAGGGAGAACACGCGAGATAATCGAGGAGATGAGCGGTGCTGATGTGAGCGTCTACGGCAAGACCGTCGCGATAATCGGCAACCCGATTCAGGTTGAGGTTGCCAAAACTGCAATAGAGAAGCTCGCCAAGGGCTCCCCGCACGGTGTCGTTTACAAATACCTCGAAAGGAGAAAGAAGGACCTTGAACTGGAGAGCATGAGCTATTACGAGGCCCTTGGCGGCGAACTGGAGAAGAACGAGGAGGAATGA